From Streptomyces sp. NBC_01551:
GTCGGTGTCGGTGTCGGTGTCGGTGTCGGCGCTCAGGCGTCGCCGGACGGGTCGGAGCACAGGCGCAGCACCCGCTCCGCGAGCTCCTCCGCGGTGGCGGCGCCGTCGTCGAGCGCGGCGATCCGGACACCCAGGTCAGCGGACTCGGCGGCGGCGGTGGCCGTCAGGGTGGTCAGCGCGGCCGCGTAACCGGCGTACGCGCTGCGGCCGATGAGCCGCTCGGTACGCGGCACGGCGAGCGCGGTGTTCACGATGACGCCGCTGCCGCGTGCCTCCATGGGGGCCAGCTCGTGCTTCATCGCCGCGAACAGGCCCGTGAGGTGGGCGGCGAGGGACACCACCCAGTCGACCTCGACCAGACCGGTGCCGGACCCGGGCCCCTCCGGGCCGGTGACGCTCGCGTCGTTGAACGCGAAGTCCGGGGCCCCGAACCGCTCCACCGTCGCCGCCACCATCCGGGCGGCCGCGCCGACGCCGTCCCGCGCCACGTCCGCCACCACGGAGCCGGCCCGTCCGCCGGCGTCACGGATCAGCTTGACCGTGCCCGCCAGCTGCTCCTCGTCCGGTCCGGCGACCATCACGGTGGCGCCCTCGCGGGCGAACGCGATCGCCGTGGCCCGGCAGGCGCCGTCGCCAGCCCCGCTGACCAGGGCGACCTTTCCGGCGAACTTCTGTGCGTGTCCTGCGGTCGCCGTCATCGGAGCTTCTCCCCGTGGAGCCAGGCGACCTTGTCGTACATGTCCTCGGCCGACAGGCCCGACAGCATCGCGTTGCGTTCGCGGGCGCCCTCGCCCGCCGGGTGGTAGAGCTGACGCCCCATCTCGCGGGCCACCAGCTGGGTCCGCGCGGTGCGTTCGCGGCGTTCCGCGCCGTACTTCTCCAGGCGCTGCACGAAGTCCTCCGCGGCGCAGTCCAGCGCGTCGGAGATCACCACCGCGTCCTCCAGGGCCTGGCAGGCGCCCTGCGCCGCGTACTGGAGCATCGGGTGCGCGGCGTCGCCCAGGAGCGCCACCCGGCCGTCCGTCCACACGTCGACCGGGTCGCGGTCGCACAGCACCCAGGCCTTCCAGTCCCTGCCGAGCTCCAGCAGCCGCCGGGCGGTTTCGCCCAGCTCCGGGAACTCGCCGAGCACGTGCTCGCGGGCGGCCGGCTTGCCGACGACGGCCTCCCGGGCGTCGTCGTCGCGGGTCGCGGCCAGGTTCAAGAACGCGCCGCCACCGATCGGGTAGTGGACGAAGTGCCACTTGGGGCCCGCCCACAGGGTCACGGTGTTCCACCGCAGCTCCTCGGGCACCCGGTCCATGGGGATCACCGACCGGTAGATGGTGTGCCCGGAGACCCGCGGGTCGCCGTCGCCGACGAGCTGGCGGCGCACCGCGGAGCGGATGCCGTCGGCGCCGATCAGCGCGTCGCCGGTGATCCGCTCGCCGCTCGCCAGGACGGCGCTCACCCGGCCCGGGCCGGGGCCGCCGTTCTCGTACGCGACGACGGAGCTCTCGCCGCGCAGCTCGATCAGCGGGTGGGCGCGGCAGCCCTCCAGCAGCGGCTCGTACACGTCGGAACGCTGGACGACGGCGTACGGGTTCCCGAACCGGGCCCGGTAGTCGCCGGTCAGCGGCATGGAGGCGACGCGCTCGTCGGTCGTGCCGTCCATGAAGCGCAGTTCGTCGATGTAGACGGCCCGGGCGCGGACCTGGGCGCCGACGCCGAGCAGGTCGAGGGCGTGGAAGGCGTTGGGGCCGAGCTGGATGCCGGCGCCGAGTTCGGTGAAGCTGTCCCGGCGCTCCAGGACGGTCACCCGGTGGCCGCGGCCGGCGATGCCGAGCGCGGCGGCGAGTCCGCCGATGCCGCCACCGGCGATGAGTATGTTCGCCATCGTGGTTCAGATCCCTTGTGGTGTCGCGGCGCCGGGGAAGAGCCGGCGCAGTTCGTCGTGGAAGCCGGGGAACGTCTTGCTGACGCAGGCCGGGTCGTCGAGGGTGATGCCGTCGGCGCGCAGGCCGAGGACGGAGAACGCCATCGCGATCCGGTGGTCGCGGTAGCAGGCGATCTCGGCCGGCTTCGGGGTGCCGGGGTGGATGGTGATCCGCTCCGGGCCCTCCTCCGTGTGGATGCCGAGGGCGCGCAGGTTGCGGGCGATGGCCTCGATGCGGTCGGACTCCTTGAGCCGGGCGTGGCCGATGCCGTGGACGGTGATCGGGCCGTCGGCGAGCGGGGCGATGGCCGCGAGGGTCATGAAGGTGTCGGAGATGTTGCCCATGTCCACGTCGAACCCGCCGGTGAGGCTGCCGTCGGGGCGGCCGGTGACGGTGGTCGCGGACCCGGTGATCTCCACGTGGGCGCCGGCGCGGCGCAGCACCTCGACGAAGCCGAGGTCGCCCTGGGAGCTGCCGGTGCCGAGGCCGGGGACCGTGACGCGCTGCCCGGTGACGGCGGCCGCCGCGAAGAAGTAGGAGGCGGTGGAGGCGTCGGGCTCGATGGTCAGGTCCGCGGCGGTGTAGCCGCCGGGGTGCACGGTGATCGCGCCGTCGCCGTGGTCCTCGGTACGGGCGCCGAAGTGGTGCATCAGGGCGAGCGTCATGTCGATGTACGGGCGGCTGACCAGGCTCCGCGGGCGGACGGTCAGCGGGGCGGCCATCAGCGGGGCCGACAGCAGCAGTCCGGTGAGGTACTGGCTGCTGAAGGAGGAGTCGAGGGTGATGTCCCCGCCGGCCAGGCCGCGGCCGGTGACGGTGAGCGGCAGGACCCCGGCGGGGCCGGTCGCCACGTCCGCGCCCAGCGCGGTGAGGGCGTCGGCGAGGGGGCGCAGCGGGCGGGCGCGGAGCTGGTCGGTGCCGTCGAAGAGGAACCGGCCGTGGCCCGCGGCGGCGAAGGGGGGCAGGAAGCGGGCGGCGGTCCCCGCGTCGGCGCACCACACGCGGGCGCCGTCGGCGACGGGGCCGCGGCCGAGCCCGGCGACGTCCCAGGCGGGGCCGGCTTCGCCGATCTCGCCGACTTCGGTGACTTCGGTGATGCGGACGCCGAGGTCGCTGAGCGCGGTGCGGAAGGCGAGGGTGTCGTCGCTGACGAGGGGCGCCCGCAGACGGGTGACCCCGGCGGCCGCGGCGGCCAGCAGCAGGGCCCGGTTGGTGATGCTCTTGGAGCCGGGCACCCGCGCGGTCAGCGGGGCGAGGCCGTCGGTCCTCTGCGGTGGGGTACGCACGGCGCGGTGCTCCTTGGTGGGTGCGGTGGGCGGGGGCCGGCCGTCGAAGCGGCGGCCGTGAGACACCCTGCAACGCCCCACCGGGCGGCGGGCAGCCCCCGCCGGGCACTTCGTCAGGTACCCGACACTGCGTCAAACACCCGCCACCGAGCCCCTCCTGCCACGGGCGGCGCGCGGGCACGCCGAACCGGCCGGCGCCGTATCGGCGCCGACCGGTTCGAACCCACCCCGGTCGCGGGACGACCCCGCACGGCCGGCCCGGCCGGGGTGTGGGAAGCCCGCCCCGTACCGCCCGGCCCGGCCCGGCCCCGCACGGCCGGGGTTGTGGGGAGCCCGCCCCGTGCTGAGCCGGGCAGCCCCGGGGCGGGGCTCGGTTCGGGTGGGGCTGGGCTCAGGCCTCGGTCTGCCCGGCCAGGGAAAGGGCCAGGCCGTGGCCGGAGAGGGCGGCGATGGTGAAGGCGCCTTCGACCGTGGCCTCCACGTCGAACAGGGTGCGTTGCACCGGAGGGCGGCCGATGAGTTCCGCGGCCCGGGCCGGCAGCGGCGCGGCGGCCGCCTCGGCGGACTCCCACAGGAGCACCGCGCCCCACCGCTCGGTCTCCGGGTCGGAGATCCAGAACTTCAGGCGCAGGCCCGGCACCCCCGCGAAGCGGTCCACGGCCTCGTCCCGGAGGAACGTACGCAGAGAGGCGATGGTCTGGCCGGACCCGGCCAGGTCCCACCACACGACGGCGGCCTTCACCGGGCACGCTCCCGCAGCAGCCCGGTGAGCGCGTCCCCGACGATCCGGGGGCCGTCCTCGGTGAGCACCGCCTCCGGGTGGAACTGCATGGAGCGGAAGCCCCAGCCGCGCAGGGCGTGCACCTCGCCGGTCTCCGGGTCCCGGCTGACCTCGATCACGCCGACGTCGCTGTCGGCCTTCTCGCTGTCGCTGCGCGAGGCGAACGTGTTGTAGAAGCCGACGCGTTCGCGCCGCCCGAACAGGTCGATCTCGCGCTGCACACCCTGGTTGGGGTGCTCCCGCCGGACCAGGTCGAGGCCGAGCCGCGCGCTGAGCACCTGGTGGCTCAGGCACACGGCCAGGAACGGCCGCTCCTGCGCCAGCAGGGTGTCGACGGCCCCCCGCAGGTGCGCGATCTTCGGGTGGCCGGCGTCGCGCGGGTCGCCGGGGCCGGGGCCCATGACGACGAGGTCGTACGGCTCGAAGGCGTACGGCTCGTCGAAGCGGCGGACCGTCACCTCGGCGCCGAAGGAGCGCAGCAGGTGCTCGATCATCGCGGTGAAGGTGTCCTCGGCGTCGACGACGAGCACCTTGCGGCCGACCAGCTCCGGCAGCGGGTCCTCCCGGGCGGTGTCGTCGGCCAGCCAGAACGCGGAGATGTTCTCGTTCCGCTTCCCGAGCGCCGCGCGCACGCCGGGGTGGTCGGCGAACCGGGCCGGGCCGCTCTCGCCGAGGACGGCCAGCAGGCCGGCCGCCTTGGCGCGGGTCTCGGCGACCTCGGAGACCGGGTCGGAGTTGCGGACCAGCGTGGCGCCCACGCCGATCTTCATGCGGCCGCCGGCGTCGATGTCGGCGGTGCGGATGAGGATCGCGGAGTCCAGGGTGCGGGCACCCGCGCCGTCCTGGCCGATGAGGGCCAGCACGCCGCTGTAGTAGCCGCGGCCCTGCGGCTCGTACCGCTTGATCACCTCGCTCGCGCTCTCCAGCGGGGAGCCCGTGACGGTCGGCGCGAACAGGGTCTCGTGCAGGATCTCGCGCGGGTCCCGGTCGGTGCTGCCCTCGATGAAGTACTCGGTGTGCGCGAGGCGGGCCATCTCCTTGAGGTACGGGCCGACGACGCGGCCGCCGCTCTCGCAGATCCGGGCCATCATCTTCAGTTCCTCGTCGACGACCATGTACAGCTCGTCGCACTCCTTGGTGTCGGCGAGGAAGTCGAGGACGCCGGAGAGGGTGGGCCCGGAGGCCGGGTAGCGGTAGGTGCCGCTGATCGGGTTCATCACGGCCCGGCCGCCGCTGACGCTGACGTGCCGCTCCGGGGAGGCGCCGACCAGGGTGCGCTCGCCCGTGTGCACGACGAACGTCCAGTACGCGCCCTGCTCCCGCTCCAGCAGGCGCCGGAAGAAGCGCAGCGCCGAGCCCACGCTGTAGTCGGAGATGTCGGCGACGAAGGAGCGCTTCATGACGAAGTTGGCGCCCGCGCCGGTGCCGATCTCGTCGGCGATGACCTTGCGGACGGTCGCCGCGTAGGCGTCGTCGTCGATGTCGAAGGCGCCGCCCTCCGCGAGGTGCACGGGCGCGTTCGGGATCCGCCACAGCACCTCGGCCAGCGGCAGCGTGCGCTGCTCGGCGATGGTCATCGCGAGCAGCGGAGTCCCGTCGTCGGGCGCCTCGTAGCCGCGCTCGGCGATCTGCCGGTACGGCACGAGGGCCAGTACGTCCTGGTGGGCGCGCCCGGAGTCCGCACCGCCGGCGGCCGCCCCGGCGAGCTCCGGGAGCGGGATGCCGGCCAGCGTGGGGACCTCGGCGATGTCGCCCACGTACAGGTCGATCCGCTCGGCTCCGGTGCTCTCGGGCCGGTGCACGAGCGCGAAGGCGGGGGGCCGCTCGCCCAGCACCCTGCCCAGCAGGTCATCGGTCATGACGGCTCCTTCGCGCCGTCCTGGGCCGTCCCGGGTTTCGGGAGGGCGCCGAGGAGCGCCTTGGTGGAGGTGAGAGTCGCGCAGCGGGCCGCCGCGTACTCGAGGGCCATGCGGTGGTCGGCCCAGGTGAAGTCGGCGATGGCGTCGCCGACGAGGAACGGCTGGATGTCGTGGCTGAAGGCGTCGACGGTCGTCATCAGCACGCCGACGTGCGCGTAGACGCCGATGACGATCAGCTGGTCGCGTCCGGCGGCCCGCATGCGTTCCAGCAGGTCGGTGTGGTGGAAGGCGCTGTAGCGCCACTTGGTGAACACCCAGTCGCCGTCGGCGGGCGCCACCGGTTCGACGACCTGGCGGTGTTCGGGGCTCGGCGTCATGCCGGGACCCCAGAAGTCCTTGAGCAGGCCGCGCTGCTGGGGTGTCATGCCACCGGGCTGCGCGGTGTAGGCGACGGGGATGCCGAGCGCGGCGCAGCGGTCGCGCAGCAGCGCGGCGTGCGCGACCAGGTCGGTGACGGGCTGCTCGCCCGCCGGGAAGGGGGCGAGGAAGAACTTCTGCATGTCGTGCAGGAGCAGGACCGCGCGGTCCGGGTCGATCGTCCAGTCGGCCGGGCCGGTGGGCAGGTCGCCCTCGCCCGGCATCGGATACGCGTCGATCGCGGGGATGTACCGGGGAGGTGTTCCGGAATCAGACACCGAGCGCCGCACCGCCGTCCACTGTGAGGTCGTGCATCGTGATGTGCGAGGCCTCGTCGGAGAGCAGGAAGACGACGGCGTCGGCGACGTCCTTCGGCTGGGCGAGCTTGCCCAGCGGGATCCCGACGCGGAAGGTCTCGGGGTTGCCGTCGATGGAGACCTGGGCGTGGGACTTGTCCTCCCACATCGAGGTCAGCATCGGGGTGTCGGTGGAGCCCGGCGCCACGAGGTTGGCGCGGATGCCGTACTTGGCGACCTCCAGGCCGAGGCACTTGGTGAACATGGTCGCGGCGGCCTTGGAGGCGGCGTACGCGGACATCTCGGAGCGGGCCGTGCCGGCCGCGTTGGAGGCGACGGTCACGAGGGCGCCGCTCTCGCGCGGCACCATGCGGTTGACGACGGCACGGGACATGAAGAAGACGCCGGTGGTGTTGACGGCGAAGGTGACGGCCCAGTCCTCGTCGCTGAGGGAGCGGGCCGCGCCCATGCGCAGCACGCCGGCCGCGTTGACGAGGTAGTCGATCGGCCCGAGGGTCGATTCGACCTCGGCCACCACCTCGTCGACCTCGGAGCTGAGGGTGACGTCGGCGGGGAACGCGGTGACGTCCATCCCGTCCTCGACGGCTGCCTTCGCGGCCTCGCGCAGCGGTTCGGCGTTCAGGTCGACCGCGGCGACGCGGACTCCCCGGGACGCCAGGGCGCGGACGACGGCCTCGCCGATGCCACCGGCGGCGCCGGTGACCAGAGCGGTCTTTCCTTGCATGATCGTTCGATCCCTTCTCAGCCGCGCCAGGCGGAGGCGACCTCGATCGCCTGCTCCGGGTTGAGGCGCGGGTCGCAGAAACTGGTGTACTTCTCGCCCAGTTCGCCGACCCGGGAGGCGTTGGCGACGCATTCGTGCACCGGGTCGGGTGTGGTCTCCAGGTGCAGGCCGGCGGCGACGCCGCCGTTGTCGTTGACGGAGGCCTGGAACTCCTCGACCTCGCGGACGACGGTCTCGATGAACCGGGTCTTGTAGCCGCCGGCGCTCACGGTGTTGCCGTGCATCGGGTCGCACATCCACACCACGGGGTGTCCGGCGTCGCTCACCGCGCGGGCGAGTTCCGGCAGCCGCTCGGCGGCCTTCCCGGCGCCCATGCGGGAGATCAGCGTCAGCCGCCCGGGCTCCCGCTTCGGGTCGAGCCGCTCGCACAGGGCCAGCAACTGCTCCGGGGTGGTCTTCGGGCCGACCTTGGTGGCGACCGGGTTGGCGAGCTCCGCGAAGAACGCGACGTGCGCGCCGTCGAGCTCGCGGGTGCGCTCGCCGATCCACGGCCAGTGCGTCGACGTCAGCAGGGTGCTGCCGTCGGGTTCGGTGCGCAGCATCGGGCCCTCGTAGTCGAGCAGCAGGGCCTCGTGGCTGGTGTACACGGGCGGCTCGGCGGCGCTGCGGGCGCTGTCGCCGTACCAGCCGAGCAGCTCCATGACGTCGCGGGCGGCCTGGTAGCCGTCGTACAGCCGGCCGGGGTCGGGGCGGCGCAGCTCGGGGTCGGGCTCCGGGCTGTTGACCATGTGGCCGCGGTAGACGGGGAGCTCGACGCCGCCGATGACCTCGGTCGGGTTGGAGCGCGGCTTGCCGAACTGGCCGGCGAGCCGCCCCACGCGCAGGACGGGCTTGAAGGAGCGGGACTTCATGACGGCCGCGAGCGAGTCCAGGAGCGCGGCCTTGCGCGCGACGTGGCCCCGGGTCGATTCGGCGGGGTCCTCGGCGCAGTCCCCGCTCTGGACGATCTGGATCTCGCCGGCGGCGGCCTTGGCGAGGAGCGCGCGCAGGGCGCGGACGTCCTCGCCCCGGACGAGGGCGGGTGCGGCCGAGAGTGCGCCGCGCACTTCCTCCAGCTTGGCCGGATCGGGCCACTGCGGCTGCTGGCCTGCGGCCAGCGATCTCCAGAGTGCGGTGTCGAGCACGTGGTACCTCCCGGTGCGAAGCTGCCGACGTAGATGCACGAGGAGTCTGTGAACGGGCCGGAGCGGCGAACCACCGGCGGCGCACCACTTCGTCATGTGGGGGTCACTTGGTCAAGTCACGCGAAGTGGCCTGAAAATATGGTGGAATCGCGTGGGAGACGCATGAATTGGGCCGACCTGACAAGGCCTTGTTCGTATTCTGTTCA
This genomic window contains:
- a CDS encoding 3-hydroxybenzoate 6-monooxygenase, whose protein sequence is MANILIAGGGIGGLAAALGIAGRGHRVTVLERRDSFTELGAGIQLGPNAFHALDLLGVGAQVRARAVYIDELRFMDGTTDERVASMPLTGDYRARFGNPYAVVQRSDVYEPLLEGCRAHPLIELRGESSVVAYENGGPGPGRVSAVLASGERITGDALIGADGIRSAVRRQLVGDGDPRVSGHTIYRSVIPMDRVPEELRWNTVTLWAGPKWHFVHYPIGGGAFLNLAATRDDDAREAVVGKPAAREHVLGEFPELGETARRLLELGRDWKAWVLCDRDPVDVWTDGRVALLGDAAHPMLQYAAQGACQALEDAVVISDALDCAAEDFVQRLEKYGAERRERTARTQLVAREMGRQLYHPAGEGARERNAMLSGLSAEDMYDKVAWLHGEKLR
- the aroA gene encoding 3-phosphoshikimate 1-carboxyvinyltransferase, whose amino-acid sequence is MTARVPGSKSITNRALLLAAAAAGVTRLRAPLVSDDTLAFRTALSDLGVRITEVTEVGEIGEAGPAWDVAGLGRGPVADGARVWCADAGTAARFLPPFAAAGHGRFLFDGTDQLRARPLRPLADALTALGADVATGPAGVLPLTVTGRGLAGGDITLDSSFSSQYLTGLLLSAPLMAAPLTVRPRSLVSRPYIDMTLALMHHFGARTEDHGDGAITVHPGGYTAADLTIEPDASTASYFFAAAAVTGQRVTVPGLGTGSSQGDLGFVEVLRRAGAHVEITGSATTVTGRPDGSLTGGFDVDMGNISDTFMTLAAIAPLADGPITVHGIGHARLKESDRIEAIARNLRALGIHTEEGPERITIHPGTPKPAEIACYRDHRIAMAFSVLGLRADGITLDDPACVSKTFPGFHDELRRLFPGAATPQGI
- a CDS encoding isochorismatase family protein; this translates as MPGEGDLPTGPADWTIDPDRAVLLLHDMQKFFLAPFPAGEQPVTDLVAHAALLRDRCAALGIPVAYTAQPGGMTPQQRGLLKDFWGPGMTPSPEHRQVVEPVAPADGDWVFTKWRYSAFHHTDLLERMRAAGRDQLIVIGVYAHVGVLMTTVDAFSHDIQPFLVGDAIADFTWADHRMALEYAAARCATLTSTKALLGALPKPGTAQDGAKEPS
- a CDS encoding 3-deoxy-7-phosphoheptulonate synthase, translating into MHLRRQLRTGRYHVLDTALWRSLAAGQQPQWPDPAKLEEVRGALSAAPALVRGEDVRALRALLAKAAAGEIQIVQSGDCAEDPAESTRGHVARKAALLDSLAAVMKSRSFKPVLRVGRLAGQFGKPRSNPTEVIGGVELPVYRGHMVNSPEPDPELRRPDPGRLYDGYQAARDVMELLGWYGDSARSAAEPPVYTSHEALLLDYEGPMLRTEPDGSTLLTSTHWPWIGERTRELDGAHVAFFAELANPVATKVGPKTTPEQLLALCERLDPKREPGRLTLISRMGAGKAAERLPELARAVSDAGHPVVWMCDPMHGNTVSAGGYKTRFIETVVREVEEFQASVNDNGGVAAGLHLETTPDPVHECVANASRVGELGEKYTSFCDPRLNPEQAIEVASAWRG
- a CDS encoding 2,3-dihydro-2,3-dihydroxybenzoate dehydrogenase, translating into MQGKTALVTGAAGGIGEAVVRALASRGVRVAAVDLNAEPLREAAKAAVEDGMDVTAFPADVTLSSEVDEVVAEVESTLGPIDYLVNAAGVLRMGAARSLSDEDWAVTFAVNTTGVFFMSRAVVNRMVPRESGALVTVASNAAGTARSEMSAYAASKAAATMFTKCLGLEVAKYGIRANLVAPGSTDTPMLTSMWEDKSHAQVSIDGNPETFRVGIPLGKLAQPKDVADAVVFLLSDEASHITMHDLTVDGGAALGV
- a CDS encoding anthranilate synthase family protein codes for the protein MTDDLLGRVLGERPPAFALVHRPESTGAERIDLYVGDIAEVPTLAGIPLPELAGAAAGGADSGRAHQDVLALVPYRQIAERGYEAPDDGTPLLAMTIAEQRTLPLAEVLWRIPNAPVHLAEGGAFDIDDDAYAATVRKVIADEIGTGAGANFVMKRSFVADISDYSVGSALRFFRRLLEREQGAYWTFVVHTGERTLVGASPERHVSVSGGRAVMNPISGTYRYPASGPTLSGVLDFLADTKECDELYMVVDEELKMMARICESGGRVVGPYLKEMARLAHTEYFIEGSTDRDPREILHETLFAPTVTGSPLESASEVIKRYEPQGRGYYSGVLALIGQDGAGARTLDSAILIRTADIDAGGRMKIGVGATLVRNSDPVSEVAETRAKAAGLLAVLGESGPARFADHPGVRAALGKRNENISAFWLADDTAREDPLPELVGRKVLVVDAEDTFTAMIEHLLRSFGAEVTVRRFDEPYAFEPYDLVVMGPGPGDPRDAGHPKIAHLRGAVDTLLAQERPFLAVCLSHQVLSARLGLDLVRREHPNQGVQREIDLFGRRERVGFYNTFASRSDSEKADSDVGVIEVSRDPETGEVHALRGWGFRSMQFHPEAVLTEDGPRIVGDALTGLLRERAR
- a CDS encoding SDR family NAD(P)-dependent oxidoreductase, which codes for MTATAGHAQKFAGKVALVSGAGDGACRATAIAFAREGATVMVAGPDEEQLAGTVKLIRDAGGRAGSVVADVARDGVGAAARMVAATVERFGAPDFAFNDASVTGPEGPGSGTGLVEVDWVVSLAAHLTGLFAAMKHELAPMEARGSGVIVNTALAVPRTERLIGRSAYAGYAAALTTLTATAAAESADLGVRIAALDDGAATAEELAERVLRLCSDPSGDA